A single window of Alosa alosa isolate M-15738 ecotype Scorff River chromosome 11, AALO_Geno_1.1, whole genome shotgun sequence DNA harbors:
- the LOC125302895 gene encoding coiled-coil domain-containing protein 106-like isoform X1, translating into MAGRKKKAKPANVKTSTMPETITIESTSAGEVSRCEDVTPPTQEKLEEQDKDVACSDSSDDFQSSASNVKQQNKRLLSEIKTLQEKVAMLENERDFLRTTLTTAMASTGKSQPKKKQDEISSGSSDSEIGSSSSCAILSSASSDDEPKKKKKRKTKKKEDHPLAKTRAQTPDDVLQRYINVLKAYKSCRSMTKAFQKTRIDRNTMALSAPLAEIMLIKPKFLKTLPAFDMGKEKLMDYIKRCSLAATPEMKEKIEQWKSGGKLLPITPKFRS; encoded by the exons ATGGCTGGCcgtaaaaaaaaagccaaaccAGCAAATGTCAAAACTAGTACCATGCCTGAAACCATCACCATTGAATCCACAAGTGCTGGTGAAGTGTCCAGGTGTGAAGATGTCACTCCACCAACACAAGAAAAACTGGAGGAGCAAGATAAAGATGTGGCATGTAGTGATTCATCAGACG ACTTCCAGTCATCAGCCAGCAATGTTAAACAACAGAACAAGAGGCTGTTGTCAGAAATAAAAACTCTACAGGAGAAGGTTGCCATGTTAGAAAATGAACGAGATTTTCTGCGGACAACCCTTACCACGGCCATGGCATCCACTG GTAAAAGCCAACCAAAGAAGAAGCAAGATGAAATATCATCTGGTTCTTCTGACTCTGAGATTGGATCATCTTCGTCATGTGCAATTTTATCATCTGCATCTTCCGATGATGAGccgaagaagaagaaaaagaggaagacaaAGAAGAAGGAGGATCATCCCCTCGCCAAGACAAGAG CACAGACACCAGATGATGTCTTGCAAAGATACATAAACGTCTTGAAGGCCTATAAAAGCTGCCGCAGCATGACCAAAGCATTTCAAAAAACACGAATTGACCGGAACACGATGGCGCTATCTGCACCTCTTGCAGAAATAATGTTGATTAAACCTAAATTCCTCAAAACCCTCCCGGCCTTTGACATGGGCAAAGAGAAGCTAATGGATTACATTAAAAGATGCTCACTAGCAGCAACACCGGAAATGAAGGAAAAAATTGAACAATGGAAATCAGGAGGGAAATTACTTCCCATCACACCTAAATTCCGTTCATAA
- the LOC125302895 gene encoding uncharacterized protein LOC125302895 isoform X2, protein MAGRKKKAKPANVKTSTMPETITIESTSAGEVSRCEDVTPPTQEKLEEQDKDVACSDSSDDFQSSASNVKQQNKRLLSEIKTLQEKVAMLENERDFLRTTLTTAMASTGKVKANQRRSKMKYHLVLLTLRLDHLRHVQFYHLHLPMMSRRRRKRGRQRRRRIIPSPRQEHRHQMMSCKDT, encoded by the exons ATGGCTGGCcgtaaaaaaaaagccaaaccAGCAAATGTCAAAACTAGTACCATGCCTGAAACCATCACCATTGAATCCACAAGTGCTGGTGAAGTGTCCAGGTGTGAAGATGTCACTCCACCAACACAAGAAAAACTGGAGGAGCAAGATAAAGATGTGGCATGTAGTGATTCATCAGACG ACTTCCAGTCATCAGCCAGCAATGTTAAACAACAGAACAAGAGGCTGTTGTCAGAAATAAAAACTCTACAGGAGAAGGTTGCCATGTTAGAAAATGAACGAGATTTTCTGCGGACAACCCTTACCACGGCCATGGCATCCACTG GAAAGGTAAAAGCCAACCAAAGAAGAAGCAAGATGAAATATCATCTGGTTCTTCTGACTCTGAGATTGGATCATCTTCGTCATGTGCAATTTTATCATCTGCATCTTCCGATGATGAGccgaagaagaagaaaaagaggaagacaaAGAAGAAGGAGGATCATCCCCTCGCCAAGACAAGAG CACAGACACCAGATGATGTCTTGCAAAGATACATAA